One Sagittula stellata E-37 genomic window carries:
- the tsaA gene encoding tRNA (N6-threonylcarbamoyladenosine(37)-N6)-methyltransferase TrmO: MTGTDIRAGEMTVAAAPADGDRLAFIGRIRTPWTDRRDCPRQGSTDGPECRLIVDDVWIPALAGLDDYATIEVLYWLDRARRDLVTQSPRGDGTVYGTFALRSPVRPNPIGTSIVRLDRIERGILTVRGLDCLDGTPLLDIKPDRALFIPKAPPKSGV, translated from the coding sequence ATGACAGGAACAGATATCCGTGCGGGGGAAATGACCGTCGCAGCCGCCCCGGCCGACGGCGACCGCCTGGCTTTCATCGGTCGGATACGCACGCCTTGGACCGACCGCCGCGACTGTCCGCGACAGGGGAGCACCGACGGTCCGGAATGTCGGCTGATCGTCGACGACGTCTGGATCCCTGCGCTTGCGGGGCTCGATGATTACGCCACGATAGAGGTGCTTTACTGGCTCGACCGGGCAAGGCGCGATCTCGTGACCCAGTCGCCGCGCGGCGATGGCACCGTCTACGGCACCTTCGCGCTCCGCTCGCCTGTCCGGCCCAATCCCATCGGCACGTCCATCGTTCGCCTCGACAGGATCGAGCGCGGCATCCTCACGGTGCGCGGCCTCGATTGTCTGGACGGCACGCCCCTGCTGGACATCAAACCCGACCGTGCCCTTTTTATCCCGAAAGCTCCGCCGAAGTCGGGCGTCTGA
- the cysG gene encoding siroheme synthase CysG, with amino-acid sequence MKSFPMFLRMNGRRVVICGGGEEAARKCRLVLKTEAEIIVVGPAEDPELESLIASGRVLHEAAADAHTFDGAALTFIATGCPAYDAALACLARGAGAVVNVVDRPEMCDAFTPSIVDRDPVVVAIGTEGAAPVLGRRIKTDIETMLPPRLGPFVGLVGRLRGAVAQRVAPARRRAFWEWVFDGAPFQAHLDGRERDAARLIKDAVNAGTSPEAKGHIALVGAGPGARDLLTLRAVQRLQQADIIFYDRLVDPEVLELARRDADRVYVGKEVGACAWPQDHIDRLIVAEAAKGRRVVRLKSGDPSVFGRAAEELAAAEAAGIDVEIVPGITAASAAAARLKTPLTERGEIDTFALTTGTSRPGDADPCRARLAHPGTAVAFYMAVDKAEVVRRDMMAAGAPGACPVDIVACVSSPEERHVSCTLDTLPDKIHAEGVRSPAILFVRYPKSMAAASRPAALLAAE; translated from the coding sequence ATGAAGAGTTTCCCGATGTTCCTGCGCATGAACGGACGCCGTGTGGTCATCTGCGGCGGTGGTGAAGAGGCGGCCCGCAAGTGTCGGCTGGTGCTGAAGACAGAGGCGGAGATCATCGTCGTCGGCCCCGCCGAGGACCCTGAACTGGAAAGCCTGATCGCATCCGGCCGTGTGCTCCATGAGGCGGCGGCGGATGCGCACACGTTCGACGGGGCGGCCCTCACCTTCATCGCCACCGGCTGTCCCGCGTATGACGCGGCGCTGGCGTGTCTGGCGCGCGGGGCGGGAGCGGTGGTTAACGTCGTCGACCGGCCCGAGATGTGCGATGCCTTCACGCCCTCCATCGTCGACCGCGATCCGGTCGTCGTGGCTATCGGCACCGAAGGTGCCGCGCCCGTGCTGGGTCGCCGCATCAAGACGGACATCGAAACCATGCTGCCACCACGCCTCGGCCCTTTCGTGGGGCTTGTGGGCCGCCTGCGCGGCGCGGTGGCGCAACGCGTCGCCCCGGCCCGCCGCCGCGCCTTCTGGGAATGGGTTTTCGATGGCGCCCCCTTTCAAGCCCATCTCGACGGGCGGGAGCGTGACGCCGCGCGACTGATCAAGGACGCTGTGAACGCTGGCACATCCCCCGAAGCGAAAGGACATATCGCTCTGGTCGGCGCGGGGCCGGGCGCGCGCGACCTGCTGACCCTGCGCGCCGTGCAACGGCTGCAACAGGCCGACATCATCTTCTACGACCGCCTGGTCGATCCGGAGGTGCTGGAACTTGCCCGCCGCGACGCCGACCGGGTCTATGTCGGCAAGGAGGTCGGCGCCTGCGCCTGGCCGCAGGACCATATCGACCGCCTGATTGTCGCCGAAGCCGCGAAGGGCCGCCGGGTGGTCCGCCTGAAATCGGGTGACCCGTCCGTCTTCGGTCGCGCCGCCGAGGAACTGGCCGCCGCCGAGGCCGCCGGAATCGACGTCGAAATCGTGCCCGGCATCACGGCTGCCTCCGCCGCCGCCGCCCGCCTGAAAACCCCGCTGACAGAACGCGGAGAGATCGACACCTTCGCATTGACCACAGGGACCAGCCGTCCCGGCGATGCCGACCCGTGCCGCGCGCGCCTCGCCCATCCGGGCACGGCAGTGGCCTTCTACATGGCGGTGGACAAGGCCGAAGTCGTGCGCCGCGACATGATGGCCGCAGGTGCGCCCGGCGCATGCCCGGTGGACATCGTGGCCTGCGTCAGTTCACCGGAGGAACGGCACGTGTCGTGCACACTCGACACGCTGCCAGACAAGATCCATGCCGAAGGCGTGCGCAGCCCCGCCATCCTTTTCGTCCGCTACCCGAAGTCCATGGCGGCGGCGTCGCGCCCGGCGGCACTTCTCGCGGCAGAATGA
- a CDS encoding TIM barrel protein — translation MQLALNHMTMPRLDWRALLMLAKRSGCTGVEFRNDLGRPLFEGFTAETVCEEAQALGLSVFGLSQVGMFNDWSDAKAQEVASLITVAQDLEAETISLIPRNDGTGLDDLNAVKVALREILPLLEEADMTALVEPLGFVQSSLRTKAEAIEAIEAVGGASRFKLVHDTFHHFLSGETEFFADWTGMVHVSGVTDPDISLVTIADRDRGVVTEDDRLDNLGQLSALRAAGYAGPVSMEAFAPEFHKLPADKAEGLLMASFDLLRTVTG, via the coding sequence ATGCAGCTTGCGCTCAACCACATGACCATGCCGCGCCTCGACTGGAGGGCGCTCCTGATGCTGGCGAAGCGGAGCGGCTGTACGGGCGTCGAGTTTCGCAACGACCTTGGCCGCCCGCTGTTCGAGGGGTTCACCGCCGAAACCGTCTGTGAAGAGGCTCAGGCGTTGGGGCTGAGTGTCTTCGGTCTCAGCCAGGTCGGCATGTTCAACGACTGGTCCGATGCCAAGGCTCAAGAGGTCGCCTCTCTCATAACCGTCGCACAGGACCTCGAGGCCGAAACCATCAGTCTGATCCCGCGCAACGACGGCACCGGGCTCGACGATCTGAACGCGGTGAAGGTCGCCCTGAGGGAAATCCTGCCCCTTCTTGAAGAGGCTGACATGACAGCGCTGGTAGAGCCTTTGGGCTTCGTCCAGTCCTCGCTCCGGACCAAGGCCGAAGCGATCGAGGCCATCGAAGCGGTCGGCGGCGCGAGTCGTTTCAAGCTGGTGCACGACACCTTCCACCACTTCCTGTCCGGCGAGACGGAGTTTTTCGCCGACTGGACCGGGATGGTGCATGTCTCGGGTGTGACCGATCCCGACATCTCGCTGGTAACCATCGCGGACCGCGACCGGGGCGTGGTGACGGAGGACGACAGGTTAGACAACCTTGGCCAGCTTTCGGCTCTGCGCGCCGCGGGATACGCTGGTCCCGTGTCGATGGAGGCGTTCGCGCCGGAGTTCCACAAGCTTCCGGCAGACAAGGCCGAGGGATTGCTCATGGCTTCTTTCGATCTGCTTCGGACCGTCACGGGTTGA
- a CDS encoding Tm-1-like ATP-binding domain-containing protein encodes MTDAAPDRTILVVGTYDTKNDELDYIAGVLRGQGGGVLTMDVSVLGDPARPCDVSKHDVAEAGGSSIGAAIATGDENAAMQIMAAGASALATRLHTEGRIDGVIVLGGTMGTDLALDVCAALPLGVPKYVVSTVSFSPLIPAERLAADIQMILWAGGLYGLNSVCKASLSQAAGAVLGAARAVERPDRDRPLIGMTSFGKTVLRYMVALKPALEARGFEVAVFHATGMGGRAFESLAAEGAFACVMDFAPQEVGNHLMGSTISAGADRMTNAGRVGVPQMVAPGCYDLVDFVGWQDAPARLAAQEVHAHNRLLSSVLLDAGQRRELARTLCDKLSGARGETVFFLPLRGGNEWDREGGPLHDADGLAAFIAELRDACPSNVTLRELDAHINDAAFTDAVLEKFDDWVASGIVRSEV; translated from the coding sequence ATGACCGACGCCGCGCCTGACCGCACCATCCTCGTCGTTGGCACCTACGACACCAAGAACGACGAGCTCGACTATATCGCCGGGGTGCTCCGGGGGCAGGGCGGCGGTGTGCTGACCATGGACGTGAGCGTGCTGGGCGATCCGGCCAGACCCTGTGACGTCTCCAAGCACGATGTGGCGGAAGCGGGTGGCTCGTCCATCGGGGCGGCCATTGCAACAGGGGACGAAAACGCCGCGATGCAGATCATGGCGGCGGGGGCCTCGGCGCTGGCCACGCGGCTGCACACTGAGGGCCGGATCGACGGGGTGATCGTGCTGGGCGGTACGATGGGCACCGATCTTGCGCTGGACGTCTGCGCCGCCCTGCCGCTCGGTGTGCCGAAATACGTGGTTTCGACGGTCTCCTTCTCGCCGCTGATTCCGGCGGAGCGTCTTGCGGCGGACATCCAGATGATCCTCTGGGCAGGCGGTCTCTATGGTCTGAACTCCGTCTGCAAGGCGTCGCTGTCCCAAGCCGCGGGTGCGGTGCTGGGTGCGGCGCGTGCCGTCGAACGACCGGACCGCGACCGTCCGCTGATCGGCATGACGTCCTTCGGCAAGACCGTGCTGCGCTACATGGTGGCCCTGAAACCGGCGCTGGAGGCGCGCGGCTTCGAAGTCGCCGTGTTCCACGCCACCGGCATGGGCGGGCGCGCGTTCGAGTCGCTGGCAGCCGAGGGCGCCTTCGCCTGTGTGATGGACTTCGCGCCGCAGGAAGTGGGCAACCACCTGATGGGCTCGACGATCAGCGCCGGGGCCGACCGCATGACCAACGCCGGACGGGTCGGCGTGCCACAGATGGTCGCGCCGGGGTGCTATGACCTCGTGGATTTCGTCGGCTGGCAGGACGCACCGGCCCGGCTGGCCGCGCAGGAGGTTCACGCCCACAACCGTCTTCTGTCCTCCGTTCTGCTCGACGCCGGGCAGCGCAGGGAACTGGCGCGGACGCTGTGCGACAAGCTGTCCGGGGCGCGTGGCGAAACAGTGTTCTTCCTTCCCCTGCGGGGCGGCAACGAATGGGATCGCGAAGGTGGTCCGCTGCACGACGCGGACGGGCTTGCCGCCTTCATCGCGGAACTGCGCGACGCCTGCCCTTCGAACGTGACGCTGCGCGAGTTGGACGCCCACATCAACGATGCGGCCTTCACGGACGCCGTGCTGGAAAAGTTTGACGATTGGGTCGCCAGCGGGATCGTGCGTTCCGAGGTCTGA
- a CDS encoding aldehyde dehydrogenase, which produces MDMSRLSDLRTAEVAPVRHLIDGASCGASDGAEMDVISPLDGRVLTTMAKGTRDDATRAVAAARAAFEDRRWAGRAPAERKKVLLKWADLIEANALDLAVLGVRDNGTEIGMALKAEPLSAAATIRYYAEAIDKIAGEVAPTADGILGLVHREPAGVVAAIVPWNFPLMIGAWKLGPALAAGCSVVLKPAETASLTLVRIAELALDAGLPPGVLNVVCGEGAVVGDALAHSMDVDVLVFTGSGPTGRRLLEASARSNMKRVYLELGGKSPNVVFADAPDLREAAKVSAAGIFRNAGQVCVAGSRVLVERSIDEEFTTLLAEVAQGMKVGDPLDPATNAGAVNSLRQLQQNLAFVEEARGQGRTVLGGRRIHEDTGGYYMEPTIVTGVDPSDRIAQEEVFGPVLAVMPFDTEEEAVALANGTDFGLAAAVWTSDLSRAHRMVRRIRAGVVHVNTYGGTDLTVPLGGVKQSGNGHDKSLHAFDKYLDLKTAWIKLEP; this is translated from the coding sequence ATGGACATGTCACGACTATCCGATCTCAGGACCGCAGAGGTCGCGCCGGTGCGCCACCTCATCGACGGCGCCTCCTGCGGCGCCTCTGACGGGGCCGAGATGGACGTGATCTCTCCGCTCGACGGGCGCGTCCTGACAACCATGGCCAAGGGCACGCGGGACGATGCCACCCGCGCCGTGGCCGCTGCGCGCGCCGCCTTCGAGGATCGTCGCTGGGCGGGTCGGGCCCCTGCCGAGCGCAAGAAGGTCCTGCTCAAATGGGCCGACCTGATCGAGGCGAACGCGCTCGACCTCGCCGTTCTGGGGGTGCGCGACAACGGCACCGAAATCGGCATGGCGCTGAAGGCGGAACCGCTCTCTGCCGCCGCCACGATCCGCTACTACGCCGAAGCCATCGACAAGATTGCCGGGGAGGTCGCGCCGACCGCCGACGGGATCCTGGGCCTCGTCCACCGCGAGCCGGCGGGCGTGGTCGCCGCCATCGTGCCGTGGAACTTCCCCCTGATGATCGGCGCGTGGAAGCTCGGGCCGGCGCTGGCGGCGGGCTGTTCGGTCGTGCTGAAACCGGCCGAGACCGCCTCACTCACCCTCGTCCGTATCGCCGAACTGGCGCTGGACGCCGGGCTACCTCCGGGCGTGTTGAACGTGGTCTGCGGCGAGGGCGCCGTCGTAGGCGATGCGCTGGCGCATTCCATGGATGTGGATGTGCTGGTCTTCACCGGCTCGGGACCCACCGGGCGCCGCCTGCTCGAAGCGTCTGCCCGGTCGAACATGAAGCGTGTATACCTTGAACTCGGAGGCAAGTCGCCCAACGTGGTCTTCGCCGACGCCCCGGACCTGCGCGAGGCCGCCAAGGTCTCCGCCGCCGGGATCTTCCGCAATGCCGGTCAGGTCTGCGTCGCGGGCTCCCGCGTGCTGGTCGAACGGTCCATCGACGAGGAATTCACGACGCTCCTGGCCGAGGTGGCGCAGGGCATGAAGGTCGGCGATCCGCTCGACCCCGCGACCAATGCGGGCGCCGTCAATTCGCTCAGGCAGTTGCAGCAGAACCTCGCCTTCGTCGAGGAGGCGCGCGGGCAGGGACGCACCGTTCTGGGCGGGCGCCGCATCCACGAAGACACGGGCGGCTACTACATGGAGCCGACAATCGTCACCGGTGTCGATCCCTCTGACCGGATCGCGCAGGAAGAGGTCTTCGGCCCCGTCCTCGCCGTCATGCCCTTCGACACGGAGGAGGAGGCAGTCGCCCTCGCCAATGGCACCGACTTCGGGCTGGCGGCGGCGGTCTGGACCTCCGACCTGTCCCGCGCGCATCGCATGGTGCGCCGCATCCGTGCCGGTGTCGTTCATGTAAACACATATGGCGGCACGGACCTGACCGTGCCCCTCGGCGGCGTGAAGCAGTCCGGCAACGGACACGACAAGTCGCTGCACGCCTTCGACAAGTACCTCGACCTGAAAACCGCCTGGATCAAGCTGGAGCCCTGA
- a CDS encoding tripartite tricarboxylate transporter substrate-binding protein: MKSIFTASVAALALTAGAALAEYPEKPVSFIVPWPPGDLEDVLTRMIAEDFQEEYGVAAAVVNKPGGGGGPFPGAIEVANAPADGYTIGSFVPAVPLIGHEIDIPELTPEKFDPIGIFLTYPFVIATGGNAPYSSMEELADYAKENDVVLGHFGDVLTPTQVTKALAANMDFEWASDAAFDALDCNTLASGDADVINTTLQLVLPCLDQVKVLVAITGERISKVPDTPTIGEVDPSLNISLWNGLFVSKDTPQDVRDKIAAVAEKTVMSERAQKVAEETGALVYWKNADESAEIIAKDKETLGAISEALGQ; this comes from the coding sequence ATGAAATCCATCTTCACCGCCTCTGTCGCGGCGCTGGCTCTGACCGCCGGTGCGGCGCTGGCCGAGTATCCCGAAAAGCCCGTCAGCTTCATCGTGCCGTGGCCCCCGGGCGACCTTGAGGACGTGCTGACGCGCATGATCGCCGAGGACTTCCAGGAGGAATACGGCGTCGCGGCGGCGGTCGTGAACAAGCCCGGCGGCGGCGGCGGCCCCTTCCCCGGCGCCATCGAAGTGGCGAACGCGCCCGCCGACGGCTACACCATCGGATCGTTCGTTCCCGCCGTTCCGCTGATCGGGCACGAGATCGACATTCCCGAACTGACGCCCGAAAAGTTCGACCCCATCGGCATCTTCCTGACCTACCCCTTCGTGATCGCCACGGGCGGCAACGCGCCCTATTCCAGCATGGAGGAACTGGCCGATTACGCTAAGGAGAACGACGTGGTGCTGGGCCACTTCGGCGACGTGCTGACACCGACGCAGGTGACCAAGGCGCTGGCTGCGAACATGGACTTCGAGTGGGCCTCCGACGCGGCCTTCGACGCGCTGGACTGCAATACCCTGGCATCCGGCGATGCGGACGTCATCAACACCACGCTGCAACTGGTTCTGCCCTGCCTCGACCAGGTGAAGGTGCTGGTGGCGATCACCGGCGAGCGCATCTCGAAGGTGCCGGACACGCCGACCATCGGCGAAGTGGACCCCTCGCTGAACATTTCGCTCTGGAACGGTCTGTTCGTCAGCAAGGACACTCCGCAGGACGTCCGGGACAAGATTGCCGCTGTCGCCGAAAAGACCGTGATGTCCGAACGCGCGCAGAAGGTGGCCGAGGAAACCGGTGCTCTGGTCTATTGGAAGAACGCTGACGAAAGCGCCGAGATCATCGCCAAGGACAAGGAAACGCTTGGCGCGATTTCCGAGGCGCTCGGCCAGTAA
- a CDS encoding tripartite tricarboxylate transporter TctB family protein produces MSTESELQARTRVSGQIVFVGAALLVSLVLLSQIPSQTVWIEDAKSFAAQPRFWPAVAIVTMVVTFGLNFWLMKRRRPARADWAEARRWLEPLEYAVWFMVYVFAVPWIGFLPMSIAFAAALTWRLGYRSALYIWLAVAFAVGTVILFKGILGVKIPGAALYELLPDAVRSFALQYL; encoded by the coding sequence GTGAGCACGGAATCCGAACTTCAGGCGCGCACCCGCGTCTCCGGCCAGATCGTATTCGTCGGCGCGGCGCTGCTGGTGTCGTTGGTGTTGCTGTCGCAGATCCCGTCGCAGACCGTCTGGATCGAGGACGCCAAGAGCTTTGCCGCGCAGCCGCGCTTCTGGCCCGCTGTCGCCATCGTGACCATGGTCGTGACCTTCGGGCTGAATTTCTGGCTGATGAAGCGCCGCCGCCCTGCCCGCGCCGACTGGGCCGAGGCCAGACGCTGGCTGGAACCGTTGGAATACGCGGTCTGGTTCATGGTCTACGTGTTTGCCGTGCCGTGGATCGGCTTCCTGCCTATGAGCATCGCCTTCGCCGCCGCGCTGACGTGGAGGCTGGGGTATCGCTCGGCCCTGTACATTTGGCTCGCCGTGGCCTTTGCCGTGGGCACGGTCATTCTGTTCAAGGGCATCCTGGGCGTGAAGATCCCGGGCGCCGCGCTTTATGAACTGCTGCCGGATGCGGTCCGCAGCTTTGCGTTGCAGTACCTCTGA
- a CDS encoding tripartite tricarboxylate transporter permease, with product MDVFFAALDVLARWDVMLALVVGSIGGVAIGAIPGVGPAVAIAILLPATFSMDPIVGLTMLLGIYGSSMYGGAIPAILINTPGTAVNALTTYDGFPMTLRGEGRRALSLAYSASFFGGIFSVLCLILLSPVLAKVAPMFGSREIFLAALLGIVLVVTAHKGQMLVAAALSAFGILLSTVGLEPVKYTRRFTFEQTWLASGVDLIVVVLGLFALSQAFLLLTMDDEKIRTPKSRGSLFQGFRELMRHPRVAGISASFGVLMGMIPGVGEFTAQFMSYTSARKLSKSPEAFGHGSSEGLIASETANNAVPAAAMIPLLALGIPGEALTAMMLSVFYVHNVVPGPGLFLYQMDFVVALYLALLILNVLVVGFLLVSTGALVKLTQIPNRFLGMCILLLSFVGVYSIRNSAVDCAIAAVFGLFGYVLKRLNLPIVPIVLGMVLGNIMEVKLRAAMNRVNTPWDFIDRPIAFVLFVLILLIVGSTAWKTWRDWTPADRRSLARKSSARFAKRISGRQTRHFDDRLKIQRRKRTYDHLGS from the coding sequence ATGGACGTGTTTTTCGCAGCCCTCGACGTTCTGGCCCGCTGGGACGTGATGCTGGCCCTGGTGGTCGGCTCCATCGGCGGGGTGGCCATCGGCGCCATCCCCGGCGTGGGCCCCGCCGTCGCCATCGCCATCCTCTTGCCCGCGACCTTCAGCATGGACCCGATCGTCGGCCTGACCATGCTGTTGGGCATCTACGGTTCGTCGATGTACGGCGGCGCGATCCCTGCAATCCTGATCAACACACCCGGTACGGCGGTCAACGCCCTGACCACCTACGACGGGTTCCCGATGACGCTGCGCGGAGAGGGCCGGCGCGCCCTGTCGCTGGCGTATTCCGCCAGCTTCTTCGGCGGCATCTTCTCTGTCCTCTGCCTCATCCTGCTGTCACCGGTGCTGGCGAAGGTTGCGCCGATGTTCGGCTCACGCGAGATTTTCCTGGCCGCACTCCTTGGGATCGTCCTCGTGGTGACCGCGCACAAGGGCCAGATGCTGGTCGCCGCCGCGCTGTCGGCTTTCGGCATCCTGTTGTCGACGGTGGGGCTTGAACCGGTCAAGTACACCCGCCGCTTCACCTTCGAACAGACGTGGCTGGCCTCCGGCGTCGACCTGATCGTGGTGGTGCTGGGGCTGTTCGCGCTGAGCCAGGCTTTCCTTCTGCTGACCATGGACGACGAAAAGATCCGCACGCCGAAATCGCGCGGCTCTCTGTTCCAGGGCTTCCGGGAGCTGATGCGGCATCCGCGCGTCGCCGGGATCTCGGCCTCCTTCGGAGTTCTGATGGGCATGATCCCCGGCGTGGGAGAATTCACCGCGCAGTTCATGTCCTACACCTCGGCCCGGAAGCTGTCGAAGTCGCCCGAAGCCTTCGGTCACGGATCGTCCGAAGGGCTGATCGCGTCGGAGACCGCCAACAACGCCGTGCCCGCGGCCGCGATGATCCCGCTCCTGGCGCTGGGGATCCCGGGCGAGGCGCTGACCGCAATGATGCTGTCGGTCTTCTACGTGCACAACGTCGTGCCGGGACCGGGGCTGTTCCTTTACCAGATGGACTTTGTCGTGGCGCTCTACCTCGCGCTGCTGATCCTCAACGTGCTGGTGGTTGGCTTCCTGCTGGTGTCGACCGGGGCGCTGGTGAAACTGACGCAGATCCCCAACCGCTTCCTTGGCATGTGCATTCTGCTGCTGTCCTTCGTCGGCGTGTACTCGATCCGCAATTCGGCAGTCGATTGCGCCATTGCCGCCGTCTTCGGTCTGTTCGGCTACGTGCTGAAGCGGCTGAACCTGCCCATCGTGCCTATCGTGCTTGGCATGGTGCTGGGCAACATCATGGAGGTGAAGCTGCGCGCCGCGATGAACCGGGTCAACACCCCGTGGGACTTCATCGACCGGCCCATTGCCTTCGTGCTGTTCGTGCTGATCCTCCTGATCGTGGGGAGCACCGCCTGGAAGACGTGGCGGGACTGGACACCTGCCGACCGCCGCAGCCTGGCGCGCAAGTCCTCGGCCCGCTTTGCGAAACGCATCTCGGGGCGCCAGACCCGCCACTTCGACGACCGTCTGAAAATCCAACGCAGAAAGCGCACCTATGACCATCTGGGTTCCTGA
- a CDS encoding cytochrome P450 — protein MTIWVPDDDGHADLGSHDSFANGAPYNTFARMRSDTPCAWSDFEHGEGYWSITRHEDIVQMIRDTETFTSARGIRMEDQTHEEYMARRTFQETDGREHRKVRMKVAKAFSAPVVAGFEGQIRDLCGPILDRALDMGSFDATREIARELPMRMLGQILGTPEEDLPWLVEKGDALMANSDPDFTEHVVDRMDTDAYRMMPFNSPAGAELYEYARDLMDRKNAAGDTDGVLHMVLQPDENGEAISETEFRNFFCLLVAAGNDTTRYSIAAGIQALARQPGLLEQFQSGEVWATGTDEIVRWASPATYFRRTATKDVEVHGQTIRAGDKVLYWFASANRDDTIFEDPYRLDLTRKPNRQLAWGQGGPHVCLGMHLARLEVRVLFQELCARIKAIAPAGQEAFVRSNFVNGIKRLPVTVTPA, from the coding sequence ATGACCATCTGGGTTCCTGACGACGACGGGCACGCCGACCTCGGCTCCCACGATTCCTTTGCGAACGGCGCGCCGTACAACACCTTTGCGCGCATGCGCTCGGACACGCCCTGCGCGTGGTCGGACTTCGAACACGGCGAGGGTTACTGGTCGATCACCCGCCATGAGGACATCGTGCAGATGATCCGCGATACGGAGACCTTCACCTCCGCCCGCGGCATCCGGATGGAGGACCAGACCCACGAGGAATACATGGCCCGCCGCACCTTCCAGGAGACCGACGGACGCGAGCATCGCAAGGTCCGCATGAAGGTGGCCAAGGCATTCTCCGCCCCTGTGGTGGCAGGCTTCGAAGGGCAGATCCGCGACCTTTGCGGGCCGATCCTCGACCGCGCGCTGGACATGGGCAGCTTCGACGCCACGCGCGAGATCGCCCGCGAACTGCCGATGCGGATGCTCGGCCAGATCTTGGGGACTCCGGAAGAGGACCTGCCGTGGCTGGTCGAGAAGGGCGACGCGCTGATGGCCAATTCCGATCCCGACTTCACCGAGCATGTTGTCGACCGTATGGACACCGACGCCTACCGCATGATGCCGTTCAACTCTCCGGCCGGCGCCGAACTTTATGAATACGCCCGTGACCTGATGGACCGGAAGAACGCCGCCGGGGACACTGACGGCGTGCTGCATATGGTCCTTCAGCCCGACGAAAACGGCGAGGCGATCTCGGAGACGGAGTTCCGCAACTTCTTCTGTCTGCTGGTCGCGGCGGGCAACGACACGACGCGTTACTCCATTGCCGCGGGCATACAGGCGCTGGCCCGGCAGCCCGGCCTTCTGGAACAGTTCCAATCCGGCGAGGTCTGGGCCACCGGCACGGACGAGATCGTTCGTTGGGCGTCGCCCGCCACCTACTTCCGCCGCACGGCCACGAAAGATGTCGAGGTGCACGGCCAGACCATCCGCGCGGGCGACAAGGTGCTGTATTGGTTCGCTTCCGCCAACCGAGACGACACGATATTCGAAGATCCCTACAGGCTGGACCTGACGCGCAAACCCAACCGCCAACTGGCCTGGGGCCAAGGCGGTCCGCATGTCTGCCTCGGGATGCACCTTGCCCGGCTGGAGGTCCGCGTGCTGTTTCAGGAACTCTGCGCCCGGATCAAGGCTATCGCGCCCGCCGGTCAGGAGGCCTTCGTCCGCTCGAACTTCGTCAACGGGATCAAGCGTCTGCCCGTGACCGTCACCCCGGCATAG